Within the Pseudomonadota bacterium genome, the region GGCGCTGCAGGAGGGCGACTCGATGCCCGCGGTGCTCAACGCGGCCAACGAGGTGGCGGTCGAGGCGTTCCTCGACGGTAGGATAGGCTTCATGGAGATCGCCCGCGTTGTCGACGAGACCATGTCGGCGCACGACAAGGCGCCGGCCGACACCCTGGACATGATACTTGAAGCGGACCGATGGGCGCGCGAGCACGCCCGCGGCATCCTATGACCATAGCGTATTTCATAATCGCCCTCGGCGCCCTCATCTTCATCCACGAGGTGGGCCACTTCATAACGGCCAAGCGCGCGGGAGTCTGCGTGGAGGTCTTCTCGCTCGGCTTCGGGCCGAGGCTCTTCGGCTTCAGAAGGGGGGAGACCGACTATCGGGTCTCGCTCCTGCCGCTGGGCGGCTACGTGAAGATGCTCGGCGAGGAGCCGGGCGAAGAGGGGAGCCTCGACCCGCGCTCCTACGCGGCCAAGGGCGTGTGGACCAGGGCCAGGGTCGTGCTCATGGGCCCGATGATGAACATCATCCTCTGCCTCATCGTCATGCCTGCGGTCTTCATGCTCGGCAGGGCGGAGCCCGCCTTCCTGCGGGAGAGGCCTTTGATAGAGGGTGTGAAGGCCGACTCCCCGGCGCAGCGCGCGGGCCTCGCCGAGGGCGACCTCGTCGTGTCCCTCGACGGCAGGCCGGTCTCCACCTGGGACGACGTGATGAGCAGGATACTGGTGTCGCCCGGCTCGACGATCGACTTCGGGATCGAGCGCGGCGGCGAGCTCGTGCACGCGAACGTCGCGGTCGAGGAGATGCCGGACATGAAGGGCGGGTACGTGGGGATCGCCCCGATGCTCTTCGTGGGCGGCGATCCGGTCGTCGACGACGTGAGGTCCGGCGGGCCGGCGGACGAGGCCGGGATAAGGCCGGGGGACCGAGTGCTCTCGTACGGCGGGGGCCCTGTCGACGACTGGCTCGACCTCACCAAAAGGATCAACGAGAGCAAGGGGGGAAAACAGAGGATCGCGGTCGATAGGGGCGGCGAGACAGTCGAGTCGGAGCTCTCCGCCGAGTACAGCGAGGAGTTCGGCCGCTGGGTCATCGGGATATCCAAGGACAGCGCGAGCGGCGTGCCCATGACCGTGGTCCGTCACGGGTTCGTGGACTCGGTAGTGCGCGGCACGAAGGAGAACATAAAGCTCGCGCGCATGACTTTCGACGTGCTCTGGAGGCTCGTCACTCTGAAGCTGTCCTACAAGGTCCTCGGCGGCCCGATCATCATCGCCAAGACCTCGGCGGCGGCCGCGGCGGCCGGCTTCGCGAACTTCCTCTACTTCATAGCGTTCCTCTCGCTTCAGCTCGGCATACTCAACTTCCTGCCGATCCCCGTGCTCGACGGCGGGCAGCTTGTGTTCCTCGGCCTCGAGGCGGCGATCAGGCGGCCGCTGAACTCGACCGTCAGGGCCGTGGCTCACCACGTGGGATTTTTGATGCTGATCGGTCTCATGCTGCTGGTCACGATAAACGATATCGACAACGTCTGGGGCATCCGCAGGATGATCGAGAAGATATTCTGAGCGCCGTGAAGATACTTTCCATAGACACGACCGTGGTCGCCGGATCGATCGCCCTCTCCGACGGGGAGAGGCTCGTGGCCTCCGAGCAGCAGGCGGTCCCGGGAACGCACTCGGAGAGGCTCATCGGCTCCGTCGACAGGATGCTCGAGCTGGCCGGCTGGCGAAAGGGCGATCCGGAGGCGATCGCGGTGGCGATCGGGCCCGGATCGTTCACGGGCCTGCGCATCGGGCTCGCGGCCGCGAAGGGGATGGCCCTGTCGCTCGGCATCCCGATCGTCGGGGTCTCGTCGCTCAAATCGCTTGCGCTGAACGGGGCCGGGTTCGCGGGCGCGGTCGTACCCCTCATCGACGCGAAGCGGGGCGAGCTGTTCGCCCAGCCCTGGGAGGTGGAGTCGGGCGGCACGATGCGCCCCCTCTCGAAGGAATGCGCCGCTTCGCCTGAGTCGGTGATCGCAGGCCTCGGGAAGATCAAGGGACAGCTCCTGCTCGTGGGCGACGGGGCGCTGGCGTATTCGGAGGTCTTGAAGAGGGGGCTCGGCGCCAGGGCGCATGTGGCCCGGGGGGCGCAGGCCCTGGCCCAGGCGGCCAACCTCGCGATGCTAGCCCTCCCCCGGCTCGCGAGGGGCAGATCGGACGATCTCGCCTCGCTCGCCCCCAACTATGTCAGGCGCTCCGACGCGGAGATAGGGTTCAACGCGATGCACAGGCCCAGATCGGGCCGAAAGGCTTAAAAAACCATTAAAATCAAGCAATTATTGATTGACAGTCCGAGGGGCTTTCCTATAGCATTTGCCGCATGGCAGAGCACCGCGCCGGGGTGGGCGCTTGTGGATCAGGGCGCTCTCCTCGGCTGCCGAAGAGTTGATACGGCAGGCCCGATCGCAGCGCTGCGCGCGGGCCGTTTTATTGCTCAAAGGAGGATGGAGCCATGGAAAAGTCGGACATCGACATCATACAGCGGCACATGAAGGAAGACAGGGCGCTGGCCTCCCTCTACACCGAGCACATCGAGTACGAGCGAATGCTGGAGAAATTCAACAGCAAGCCGTTCCTCACGCCGGGCGAGGAGATCGAGAGAAAGAACCTGCAGAAGAAGAAGCTGGTGGGACGCGACAGGATGGAGGCGATACTGCGCGCCTACCGCGCGAGGTAGAACGCTATGGAATCGGCGAGCACCGCATACAGGCCCGTGCCGAGACAGCTCCCGGTGGCGGTGGAGGGTTTCCCCTTCGTCGCGGCGGCTCTCATCGCCGCGCTCGCCGCGTGGATGATGTCGCTGGCCTGGGTGTCCGCGGCCATGCTCGCCTTTGCGGCCTTCACCGCCTTCTTCTTCCGCAATCCGCGCAGGAAGGCGCCCGAGGGCGAGGGCCTTGTGATAGCGCCGGCCGACGGCAGGGTGATCAGTGTGGAGAAAGGCGCGATAGCCCCCCACACCGGCGAGCCCGCGACCAAGGTCAGCATATTCATGTCGATCCTCGACGTGCACGTGAACCGCTTCCCGATCGCAGGCACGGTCCGGCGGGCCGTGTACAGCGCCGGCAGGTTCTTCGTCGCGAGCATGGACAAGGCGAGCGAACACAACGAGCGCAACTCGCTGGTCGTCGAGGACGCTGCCGGCAGGCGCATGGTGGTCGTTCAGATAGCGGGGATCGTCGCCAGGCGCATCGTCTGCTACGTCAGGGAGGGCGATGGGCTCCGCGCTGGCGATCGCTTCGGGCTGATCAGGTTCGGGTCCAGGGTGGATCTGTATCTCCCGCCTGAGGCGACGGTCGATCTCTCTCCGGGCGCGAGGACCCGCGCGGGCGAGACGGTGCTGGGGAGGTTCGAATGAGGAACAGGCCCCGCAGGAGGCGGGAGGGGATGAAGCGGGGGGTCTATATCCTGCCCAACCTGCTCACCTCCGCGAGCCTTTTCTGCGGGTTCTACTCGGTGATCAAGTCGCTCGGCGGCCACTTCGTCCCGGCCGCGTGGGCGATCGTGCTGGCGGGGCTCTTCGACCTGCTCGACGGCAGGATCGCCCGTCTCGCGAGGGCGGAGAGCCAGTTCGGCATAGAGTACGACTCGCTCGTCGACCTCGCGTCATTCGGGCTCGCCCCCGCCATACTCATCTACACATGGTCGTTGCACACCATGGACAA harbors:
- the rseP gene encoding RIP metalloprotease RseP, with amino-acid sequence MTIAYFIIALGALIFIHEVGHFITAKRAGVCVEVFSLGFGPRLFGFRRGETDYRVSLLPLGGYVKMLGEEPGEEGSLDPRSYAAKGVWTRARVVLMGPMMNIILCLIVMPAVFMLGRAEPAFLRERPLIEGVKADSPAQRAGLAEGDLVVSLDGRPVSTWDDVMSRILVSPGSTIDFGIERGGELVHANVAVEEMPDMKGGYVGIAPMLFVGGDPVVDDVRSGGPADEAGIRPGDRVLSYGGGPVDDWLDLTKRINESKGGKQRIAVDRGGETVESELSAEYSEEFGRWVIGISKDSASGVPMTVVRHGFVDSVVRGTKENIKLARMTFDVLWRLVTLKLSYKVLGGPIIIAKTSAAAAAAGFANFLYFIAFLSLQLGILNFLPIPVLDGGQLVFLGLEAAIRRPLNSTVRAVAHHVGFLMLIGLMLLVTINDIDNVWGIRRMIEKIF
- the tsaB gene encoding tRNA (adenosine(37)-N6)-threonylcarbamoyltransferase complex dimerization subunit type 1 TsaB; translated protein: MKILSIDTTVVAGSIALSDGERLVASEQQAVPGTHSERLIGSVDRMLELAGWRKGDPEAIAVAIGPGSFTGLRIGLAAAKGMALSLGIPIVGVSSLKSLALNGAGFAGAVVPLIDAKRGELFAQPWEVESGGTMRPLSKECAASPESVIAGLGKIKGQLLLVGDGALAYSEVLKRGLGARAHVARGAQALAQAANLAMLALPRLARGRSDDLASLAPNYVRRSDAEIGFNAMHRPRSGRKA
- a CDS encoding DUF465 domain-containing protein: MEKSDIDIIQRHMKEDRALASLYTEHIEYERMLEKFNSKPFLTPGEEIERKNLQKKKLVGRDRMEAILRAYRAR
- a CDS encoding phosphatidylserine decarboxylase family protein, which gives rise to MESASTAYRPVPRQLPVAVEGFPFVAAALIAALAAWMMSLAWVSAAMLAFAAFTAFFFRNPRRKAPEGEGLVIAPADGRVISVEKGAIAPHTGEPATKVSIFMSILDVHVNRFPIAGTVRRAVYSAGRFFVASMDKASEHNERNSLVVEDAAGRRMVVVQIAGIVARRIVCYVREGDGLRAGDRFGLIRFGSRVDLYLPPEATVDLSPGARTRAGETVLGRFE